A part of Kitasatospora kifunensis genomic DNA contains:
- a CDS encoding CHAP domain-containing protein, producing MSRIRSRRFVAGLATSLLCSTALVTIPAGSASATTAAQNVASFAASQLGAGPCSNTASGSTNGNAGYYAPHTNQGNSCSNPGSASSPPESGQTHAWCADFAGWAWSQAGVIVDGNLGDGANSFYTYGQAHHTWSTTPHVGDAVYFDSSIYGGHGHVAIVTNVHSDGVTFDSVGGNEGDSSNPYLVRQDIGDKVGQYVWSESGASVYVEGFASPVGGTPSANVTSIGTWNGAAANYSSAQTVSGSITLTAGETAASKVWYYLDDTNPAANGGAGLISSGDSGGGASPSHNLAFNTAGLSAGTHTITAAAFDATNTNQIDSVKTLTISVNNTPSTPTVSVPPGQAIGSIELSSTNLSGNTTSVVYTVDGTQTFTSTAGGGFPVSVDTTQLADGIHTVTAKALNSAGAASPASTTTSFVVNNSTHASSVVDPSGAVSIFTRDVSNGHVLDTSITSAGVINVYDLTAHNGTPATSGNPAAAVDGKGTISVLTRDGNGHLFDTSITAAGVINLYDWTASSSTPAMAGDASAVVDPSGTLSIFTRNVADGHVVDSSITSAGVLNVYDLTAHNGTPATSGNPTAAVDGKGTISVLTRDGNGHLFDTSITAAGVINLYDWTASSSTPAMAGDASAVVDPSGTLSIFTRDAADGHVVDSSITSAGVLNVYDLTAHNGTPATSGNPAAAVDGKGTISVLTRDGNGHLFDTSITSAGVINLYDWTATSNTPAMAGVANAVVDQNGTLAILTADASNGNVIDSSATSAGVLNVYDLTAHNGSPAM from the coding sequence ATGTCCCGCATACGTTCGCGTCGTTTCGTCGCCGGCCTCGCCACATCGCTGCTCTGCTCCACCGCGCTCGTTACGATTCCCGCAGGATCGGCGTCGGCGACGACCGCTGCCCAAAACGTCGCCAGCTTCGCCGCCTCGCAGCTCGGAGCAGGACCGTGCAGTAACACCGCGTCCGGGTCTACCAACGGCAACGCCGGCTACTACGCCCCCCACACCAATCAGGGCAACAGTTGCTCCAATCCCGGCAGCGCGTCCAGCCCACCGGAAAGCGGGCAGACCCATGCCTGGTGTGCCGACTTCGCCGGCTGGGCGTGGAGTCAGGCCGGCGTCATCGTCGACGGCAACCTGGGCGACGGCGCGAACAGCTTCTACACCTACGGGCAAGCCCACCACACGTGGTCGACCACGCCGCACGTCGGCGACGCCGTCTATTTCGACAGCTCGATCTACGGCGGCCACGGCCACGTCGCCATCGTCACCAACGTCCACAGTGACGGCGTCACCTTCGACTCAGTCGGTGGAAACGAAGGCGACAGCTCAAACCCGTACCTCGTCCGTCAGGACATCGGTGACAAGGTCGGTCAGTACGTCTGGAGCGAGAGCGGAGCGAGCGTCTACGTCGAAGGCTTTGCCAGCCCGGTCGGAGGTACTCCTTCCGCCAACGTCACCTCGATCGGCACCTGGAACGGCGCCGCGGCCAACTACAGCAGTGCCCAGACAGTCTCCGGTTCGATCACCCTGACTGCCGGCGAGACCGCTGCCAGCAAGGTCTGGTACTACCTTGACGACACCAACCCGGCGGCCAACGGCGGCGCCGGCCTGATCAGCAGCGGCGACAGCGGCGGCGGGGCCAGCCCGTCCCACAACCTGGCCTTCAACACCGCTGGTCTGTCCGCCGGCACGCATACGATCACAGCCGCGGCCTTCGACGCCACCAACACCAACCAGATCGACTCTGTCAAGACGCTGACCATCAGTGTGAACAACACCCCGTCGACGCCGACGGTGAGCGTGCCCCCGGGCCAGGCGATCGGCAGCATCGAGCTGTCCTCCACCAACCTCAGCGGCAACACCACCTCGGTCGTCTACACCGTCGACGGGACCCAGACCTTCACCTCGACGGCAGGTGGTGGATTCCCGGTCAGCGTAGACACCACCCAGCTGGCGGACGGTATTCACACGGTCACCGCGAAAGCGTTGAACTCGGCGGGCGCGGCTTCACCGGCGTCGACAACGACATCGTTCGTCGTCAACAACTCCACCCACGCGTCCTCGGTCGTCGACCCGAGTGGAGCCGTTTCGATCTTCACCCGTGACGTGTCGAACGGCCACGTGCTCGACACCTCCATCACCTCGGCCGGCGTGATCAACGTGTATGACCTGACGGCGCACAACGGGACTCCGGCGACCAGTGGCAACCCGGCTGCGGCGGTTGATGGCAAGGGTACGATCTCGGTGCTCACCCGCGACGGGAACGGCCACCTGTTCGACACGTCGATCACTGCGGCCGGTGTGATCAACCTGTACGACTGGACCGCCTCCAGCAGCACCCCTGCCATGGCCGGTGACGCCAGCGCGGTCGTCGACCCGAGTGGCACCTTGTCGATCTTCACCCGCAATGTGGCCGATGGCCACGTCGTCGACTCGTCCATCACCTCGGCGGGTGTGCTGAACGTGTATGACCTGACGGCGCACAACGGGACTCCGGCGACCAGTGGCAACCCGACTGCGGCGGTTGATGGCAAGGGCACGATCTCGGTGCTCACCCGCGATGGCAACGGCCACCTGTTCGATACCTCGATCACTGCGGCCGGTGTGATCAACCTGTACGACTGGACCGCCTCCAGCAGCACCCCTGCCATGGCCGGTGACGCCAGCGCGGTCGTCGACCCGAGTGGCACCTTGTCGATCTTCACCCGCGATGCGGCCGATGGCCACGTCGTCGACTCGTCCATCACCTCGGCGGGTGTGCTGAACGTGTATGACCTGACGGCGCACAACGGGACTCCGGCGACCAGTGGCAACCCGGCTGCGGCGGTTGATGGCAAGGGCACGATCTCGGTGCTCACCCGCGATGGCAACGGCCACCTGTTCGACACGTCGATCACCTCGGCCGGTGTGATCAACCTGTACGACTGGACCGCCACCAGCAACACCCCTGCCATGGCCGGCGTTGCCAATGCAGTGGTCGATCAGAACGGCACTCTGGCGATCCTCACCGCCGACGCATCGAACGGCAACGTGATCGATTCGTCTGCGACGTCGGCGGGTGTGCTGAACGTCTACGACCTGACGGCGCACAACGGAAGCCCGGCTA